The Tenacibaculum sp. MAR_2010_89 sequence TTATAGGTAAAATAAAAGCACCTGCAGCAAATTCAGGGAAAATAAAAAAAGGCCAAAAAGTACAAATACAACTATTGAATTATCCTTCAGATGAATTTGGAGAACTTAATGGAAAGGTGAAATCAATATCTCCAATAGCAGATGCGGAAGGAAATTATTTAATAGATGTAATGTTGCCTCAAGATTTAAAAACTACTTATGATAAAAACATAGAGTTTAGGCAAGAGATGAAAGGTACAGCTAACATAATAACTGAAGATTTACGTTTGATAGAACGATTTTTCTATCAACTTAAAAATATTATTAAATAAAAGAAATTCTCTCGCGAAGAATAGACAAAACCTTGGGTGTCTTAAAATGATCAAGGATTACTAAATTCTAAATTTTTTAATCATGAAAAAACAAATTTTAAACTTAGGTAAAACGTTAAATCGAATTGAACAAAAACAAATTAATGGAGGAAGGTTTATTTGTTGTTATAACAATCCAATTTGTCCTCCAACAAATGAAACTTCATGTATAGTAATAGCAGGAAGATGTCATTATATAGCTGGAGAAGGTGTTTCTTGTTAAGAAAAGCTTTAATTAAAAAAGAGTTGGTTTAAAGCCAACTCTTTTATATATTAATTATTTAATAAACAAATCTATTACATTTTATCAAGCTTTTTTTGCGCAACTAAGGCTGCAAAACTTCCTAATACATCACCTTTAAAATATAATTTTATCCCTCCATTTTTCATCACTTTAAAACTTAAAAAACCTGTGTTTTTAGGTACATCTCCTAATTCAAAAGGTTTATTAAACCCCTCTAAAACTGCTTTTTTTAATCCTTTTAATAATTTATCATGCCCTACTCCCGATGTATGGATATGCCAATGATCTAATCTTGCTTTTAAAGTACATGCTACTTTTCCATCTGGATTTTTATCACTCTCAAAAGCAATTCTTAACGTTATTGTATATGAAGGATTAGGAATAAAAAAAATACCACTCTCATAATTACCGCTAATTTTGAAAGTAACCTTTCTATTTTTACTACGTGTAAAATCATACCCAGTATCACTAACGGTTGAAATACGTACAGATTCAACATTTAAATCTTTCTGATCCTTTGCTTTTTCTTTAAATATTTTCTCAAACATTTTTCTAACTTTTGCACCGCTTAAAGATGCTGTATGAGGCTTTATTGATTTATTTTTTGCCCAATAAATAACTCCATTTTGAAAATCGCTAAACCATTCTACTTTGCTTGGATCAATTCTAATTTCATCAGAAGTAGGATAACCAAAAGTACCTCTCTCCCAGCCTGTCTTAGCCCAAGTATGACGAATTCCTCCTCTAACTAATTTTGGACCAGTTGTAGGATGCCAATATATACTTCCATTACCAGTAAAATGATTAAACTTCCCCCTTCCATCTGGAGTTGTAGTTTCATCGGTTGCTGGTATAACTAAATCATTATTTGGACCTCCAACAGAATTATACTTTTGCCTAATTGCTCCATGTATTTCATGAGGTCCTGTTTGTGAAGAGCAATAAATGTCACACTTTTGAAAAGTTACTCTCTTTCCTCCTCTTACTGATGTAGGGCTATTAATATTTGACGTAGCACTTCCTGTAAAACCACTCCCCAATGTTTGTGCTTTTGCCTTAATACTATTTTCACAATCAGTTTCATCTATCACTACATTTGACACCTGTAATGTAATATCAGCATAATCTCCTCCTTCATCAGTATTTCTAACTCTAAATGATATTGTTTTATTTTCATTTATACCTACAAGTGTATTTTTTGAAGCCTTACCATCTAAATCTCTACTATTAGTTGAAGCTCCCTCGTAAAGTTTTGCTGATTCTTTAATTGATAATGTACCATTTGTATTTTGTTGGAAATTAATAGTTAGTTCTATCCGAACTTCTCCTCCACATTTCCCCATGAAAAACAGTTGATTCGTTTTTTTTGAACTATCTAAAAGAAATATCCCTGAATTTCTAACAGTTCTTCGTTCATTAGATCCGAAAGTTTCATGATCTACTATATTCATTACTGATGAATAACTTATTTTGTTTTGCATTTTTAAATTATTTTAAGTTAATTTTTTGTTTTACAAAGCAAGCATCAAAATCGCCTTAAAAAAAACATAAAACACTGTTTTAAAACATGTTAAATACTATTTTTTATACATTCAATAACCTCAAAAAGCAATAGGTAAAACTCTAAATTAAGTCACCATAGATAACGATTACTATTGTTCTTTGATTTTAGAAGTAAATTTTTACTATAAATTATTTTATCATTATCAATGTATAACAACAAAAAACACTAAATTAGCAGGCTTTCTTCGAAAGAAATTAAATTTAAAAATTACATGAGTATGAGTCCAAATGACGATAGAAAAATTAGAGAAAAATTACAACAGAAAACTTGGAATGAAGTAAAAACAAATGACTCTTGGGCCATTTTTAAGATAATGGCAGAATTTGTTGAAGGATATGAAAAACTTAGTAAAATAGGACCATGTGTATCTATTTTTGGTTCTGCACGTACAAAGCCTGATCATCCATATTATAAATTAGCTGAAGAAGTTGCTTTTAAATTAACACAAAGCGGATTTGGTGTTATTACTGGTGGTGGACCTGGTATTATGGAAGCTGGTAATAAAGGTGCAAATAGAGGAAAAGGTACCTCTGTTGGACTTAATATAGAGTTACCTTTTGAACAACATGATAATCCTTGGATTGATCAAGGAAAAAGCTTAGATTTCGACTACTTTTTTGTTAGAAAAGTTATGTTTGTAAAGTATTCTCAAGGTTTTGTTGTTATGCCTGGTGGTTTTGGTACTTTAGATGAACTTTTTGAAGCTATCACTCTTATTCAAACTAAAAAAATAGGTCGTTTCCCTATTGTTTTAGTTGGTAAAAAATTCTGGAGCGGATTAATTGACTGGGTTAAAAACACTCTTATTGAGGAGGGAAATATTAGTCCTGAAGATTTAAATTTATTTAGAATTGTAGATACAGCAGATGAGGCCGTTGAACATTTTAATAAATTCTATGCTAAATATGAATTAAAGCCTAACTTCTAAAAAAATAAACTATATTTAAAACTCGTTACCTATGTAACGAGTTTTTATTTTTTGGTATTTTGAAAAACACTTCTTTTTATTATTTTCTTTTATTCATTTTAAACTGCGCTATAGGTATAGCGCAAACAAATTCAATAAAATCAGTAATACGTTTAAATGATAGTGTTAATACATTAGATATTCAGCAAAAAATAATTTTTTACAATAAATCGGACACTCCTCTAAAAAAAATATTTCTACACAATTGGGCTAATAGCTTTAAAAACAATAACACTCCTCTAGGAAAACGCTTCATTGAAGATTATCAAAAAGATTTTTATTTCTCCAAAAAAAAAGAAAAGGGCTATTCTAAAATTAAAAATCTAACTCTTAATTACCTAAAAGTTCCATTTAAAGAGCTTGAAAACCATTCAGATATCATTGAAGTATCTTTAAAAAAACCTTTAAAACCAAAAGATAGCGTCAGAATTTCTATTATGTACACTATCAAAGTTCCGAGTGCTAAATTTACTGGTTATGGAAAAACTAAAATGGGTTATCATTTACGCTTTTGGCAAATAGTTCCAGCCATATACAATGAAAAGTGGCACATTATGAGTAATTTGAATATTGATGATTTATACCAAGATGTTGCTAATTATGTTATTAAAATAGAAATACCCAAGAAATACACTTTAGAAAGTAACCTATATCAATCTGAAATTAAAAAAGAAAATACTACTAGTTACCACCTAGTTGGTAATAAAAAGAAAGATATTATTCTGCATATCAATCAGGGAAAAAAATTCAAATCTTTTAAAACAAAAACTCAAGAAATTAAAACAGATGCTTATACTAAGAATATATCATTAAAAACTACTACTAGTATTATTACAAAACAAATTCAATTTATAGAAAGTTATATAGGTAAGCACCCACATACAGAAATTTTTGTTGATGCTAATACTATTAATAAAAACTCTTTACATGAAATATATGGACTACCTAGTTGGCTTAAACCATTTCCTAAAAACTTTAGGTGGGAAATTAACTTTTTTAAAGCCTTAAGTTCTAAATATATTAATGATATTTTACTTCATAATCAACGTAATGACTATTGGTTTTCTGATGGGTTACAAACATTTTTAATGATGGAGTATTTAAAAAAGCATCATCCTAAAACAACGATTCTAGGTAAATATTCAAATTACTGGCCTTTAAAATTTTATAATATAAGTAAACTTAAACAAGGTGATAAATTTGCTTTTGTATATCAATTTAGCGCTAGAAGGTTTTATGACCAATCATTATCAACACCAGCTGACTCTTTATCGAACTTTAACAGAAAAATAGTTAGTAAATACAAAATAGGCTTAGGCTTTAAATATTTACAAGATTTTATTGGCGATAGTATTTTTCAAAAATCTATTAAACAATATTTATTCAAAAATCACTTAAAAACAGCACCAAGTACTTCTTTCAAATCTATTTTAAAAAATAACACCAAGAAAGACTTAAATTGGTTTTATACTGATTATTTAAAAACAACAAAAAAAATAGATTATAAAATTACTTCTGTAAAGGAAAACCAACAAAAAGACTCTTTACTTGTAACAATAAAAAATAAACGAAATTTCTCGGCTCCAGTAGCTCTATACGGTATTAATAAGAAAAAAATTAAGTTTAAACAATGGATTACCAATGTTGATTCAACAAAAACTATCAAAGTTAAAAAAGGAAATTTTAATAAACTAGCCTTAAACTATGAGAATATTTATCCTGAATATAATTCTCTTAACAACTTTAGAACAACAGATAATAAATTGTTGAGTAAACCTTTTCAATTAAGATTTTTAAAAGATGTTGAAGACCCCTACTACAATCAAATTTTTTATAAACCTGATTTTAAATATAATTTATACGACGGAGTCATTTTAGGAATTAAAATAAACAACCAACCAATTATTCCTCATAATTTTAACTTTTCAATAACTCCAAACTATAGTACGAAAAGCAAAAACTTTACGGGAGCTTTTTCTATAGGATATGATCATTTTATGCAAAATTCATCTATCTATAAAATCAGATACGGTATTAGTGGTAGTAATTTTCATTATGCTCCTGAATTAGGTTATAACTCACTAGCCCCTTTTGTAAGTATTTCTTTTAGAAGAAAAACACTAAGAGATGTGGGGTCAAAATTTTTGACTACTCGATTATTTTATATTAATAAAGAAGTAGAACCTGGAGCTGAAATCACCGAAAGGGATAGGTACAAAGTTCTTAACTTTAGATATATCTACAACAAACCTAATATTATTAAAAGACTTCAATATGCAGTTAATTTTGAATTGGGTAATAACTTTACAAAGTTATCTACTGATGTGAGGTATCGTAAGTTTTTTGCTTCAGACAAAAGTTATGATTTTCGTTTTTTTGGCGGAATGTTTATTACCAATAATTCTATTGGTGATTATTTTAGTTTTGGATTAAACAGAAGCTCTGATTACTTATTTGAGCATAATTTATTTGGAAGATCAGAAAGTTCTGGGCTTTTTAGCCAACAATTTGTTATTTCTGATGCAGGATTTAAATCAAAATACAATACCCCAAAAACAGCTAATCAGTTTATACTAGCTGCGAATTCTAGCGTTAGTATTTGGAAATGGACTCAGGTTTATAATGATATTGCCATGTTAAAAAACAGAAACCAATCACCTGAGTTTTTCTATGAAAATGGAATTAAAATTAATTTTATCCCTAATATCTTTGAATTTTACTTCCCTATATATACAAATCAAGGTTGGGAAATAAATAAATCTGCATATCCTTCAAAAATAAGATTTGTAATTACAACTAATATTGATAGGATTTATAATTTTATACGAAGAGGTTTATTATAGAATATTCAAAAATACTTCAAATTTCATCTTTTTATTGAGAAATATTCAATAAAAAGATTGATTTTTAAAATTCAATTAAAAAAACTATCTTTGTAACCGTTCCTAAATTTGATGACTTATGATGCAAAGTACCGAAATAGCTAATACTCAAAAACTTTCTTTTAATGATTTTAAAAAAGAAGTACTAAACGATTACAAAATTGCTCGTATTAGTAGAGAGTGTAGTTTACTTGGTCGTAGAGAAGTGTTGACAGGAAAAGCAAAATTCGGAATTTTTGGTGATGGTAAAGAAGTTCCACAATTAGCAATGGCTAAAGCCTTTAAAAATGGAGATTTCCGTTCAGGGTATTACCGTGATCAAACTTTTATGATGGCTATTGGAGAATTAACTGCTCAACAATTTTTTGCGGGTTTATATGCTCATGCTGATATTAACCAAGATCCTATGTCTGCTGGACGTCAAATGGGAGGTCATTTTGCAACACATTCATTAAACGAAAATGGTGAATGGAAAAACTTAACTGCTCAAAAAAACTCGTCTTCAGATATTTCTCCTACTGCTGGTCAAATGCCACGTTTATTAGGATTAGCTCAAGCTTCTAAAATTTACAGAAATGTTAAAGGCTTAGAAAATCACACCTCATTTTCAAATGAAGGGAATGAAGTAGCTTGGGGTACTATTGGTAACGCTAGTACTAGTGAAGGTTTGTTTTTTGAAACTATTAATGCTGCTGGAGTATTACAAGTCCCTATGGTTATGAATGTTTGGGATGATGAATATGGAATTTCTGTTCATGCAAAGCATCAAACGACTAAAGAAAGTATTTCAGAAATATTAAAAGGTTTTCAACGAGATACTAAAAATAAAGGATATGAAATTTTTGTTGTTAACGGTTGGGATTATGTACAATTAATCGATGTTTACAACAAAGCCTCTAAAATAGCTAGAGAAGAGCATGTACCTGTATTAATTCATGTAAAAGAATTAACACAACCTCAAGGTCATTCAACTTCTGGTTCACATGAAAGATATAAATCTAAAGAACGTTTACAATGGGAACAAGATTTTGATTGTGTTACTCAAATGCGTAAATGGATTTTAGAGTTTGAATTACAAGATGAGGATGGCAAAGTATTAAAATTTGTTGATTCTGAAGAAGATTTAATAAATATAGAAAAAGAGTCTAAAAAATCAGTTAGTAAAGCTAAAAGAGATGCTTGGGCAGCTTTTACTGGTGAAATAAAAGCTGAAACAAAAACTGCTATCAGCTTACTTACTAGAATTTCTGAGAAAAGTAGTAATGGTACATTTATTTCTAAATTAAAAAATGATTTAGAAACAATTAATGAACCTATTCGAAAAGATATTTTAGTAGCTACTCGTAAAACATTACGATATTTAAAAGATGAAAACTTTTCTGAAAAAATAGAACTTCAAAATTTTATTAAAAAATATTTACAAGAAGCTTATTCAAAATATTCTTCTCATTTAATGAGTGAAACTGAAATGGCTACCGGTAATATTCTTGAAATAGCTCCTGAATATACTAGCGAAGAAAAACTAGTAGATGCTAGAGTTATTATGCGTGATAACTTTGATGCAATCTTAAAAAAGCACCCTGAAGTATTAATTTTTGGTGAAGATGCTGGTTACATTGGAGATGTAAATCAAGGATTAGAAGGCTTACAAGAAAAATTTGGTGAATTCCGTGTTTCTGATACTGGAATTAGAGAAGCTACTATTTTAGGGCAAGGTATTGGAATGGCTATGCGTGGTTTAAGACCAATTGCTGAAATTCAATATTTAGATTACCTATTATATGCTTTACAAATAATGAGTGACGATTTAGCTACGCTACGTTACCGTACTTTTGGTAAACAAAAAGCTCCTTTAATTATCCGTACTAGAGGACATCGTTTAGAAGGTATTTGGCATGCTGGTTCTCCAATGGGAGGAATAATAAATAATGTAAGAGGTATTCATGTTTTAGTTCCAAGAAACATGACTAAAGCTGCAGGTTTTTATAATACCTTATTAGAAGGTGATGATCCTGCTTTAGTAATAGAGTGCTTAAACGGTTATCGTTTAAAAGAAGAATTACCTACCAATTTAGGAGATTTTAAAACCCCAATTGGTGTTGTTGAAACAATTAAACAAGGAACAGATATTACTATTATATCTTACGGATCTACTATTCGTATTGTGGAAGAAGCTGTTAAGGATTTAGCTCAAGTAGGAATAAGTGTTGAAATTATTGATGCTCAAAGTTTATTACCTTTTGATTTAAATCATGACACTGTTAAATCAATAGCAAAAACAAACAGGTTATTAGTAGTTGATGAAGATGTTCCTGGAGGAGCTTCAGCTTATTTATTACAAGAAATTGTAGAAACTCAAAATGGATATAAACATTTAGATAGTAAACCTGCAACATTAACTTCTAAAGCTCACAGACCTGCGTATGGTACTGATGGAGATTATTTCTCTAAACCATCTGCAGAAGATGTATTTGAAAAGGTGTATGAAATTATGCATGAATCTAACCCTGAAAAATTCAAAAGTCTTTACTAAACAAAGATTTACACATAATAAAAAAGCGTTTTTAGAAATTTCTAAAAACGCTTTTTTATTAGTTAAGTTTATATATTATTTAGCTACTTCTTCTACCTTAACATCTTTTACATCGATAGCTACATTTTTTGTTTTGTAATCAGCAATTTTACTTTTCAAAACATTAATAAATTTTGAAGAAGATAAATCTTGATTATTAATAACCTCTTCTAATGCTTTGATTCTTTCCGTCATTGTTGATTTAGACATTGCTGACCTGGCAAATTTAGCAGTAGCTATATCTATTTCATCATTTGATATATTAGATGATTTTATCCAACCTTCTTCAATATACTCTCCCTCCGCTCTACGGCCTTTAACCTTCATCCAATCACCTTTATTCTCTGTTATAGCTATAATATCCATTACACTGTATTTTTTATCAGTTTTAGTAAGTAAATCTGGCCTTTTATACATACTTGCTTCTTCTAACATAGCTCCAACTTTTCCATTAACTGCTAAAAAAGTAGCTCTGGTCCATCCTTCCTTTCCATCAGTTAATTTTACTTTGTAATACAACTTCTTTGTTGTTGCATCAGTTTCTTCTTCTTCAGTAAAAGTAACAGTTTCTCCTAAACTCATAGAAGTTATCCATTTTCCTTTTGCTGAAGGAGTTTCTCTTATAGACAACTTATCAAGTAAACAAATAGCTGTACTTGTTTTCACTTCTGATTCTTCCGTTGCTGTTTCTGCTGTTTTTTCCGACTTATCGCCTCCTTTACAGCTCATAAATAAAATAGACAATGAAACAATTGTAATAAATAGTTTTTTCATTTTTAGTAAATTTTATAACAAATATATGAGTTTTACAAAAAGAACAGATTAAATGATTTTATAATATATCATTATTTCTTAACAAGTCATTCCCTATAGCACACTCCAAACAACGATATTTCTCACAATAATTATTTTTAAGTTCTAACAAGGACTGCGTTTCAAAAGCATTTTCTGAAGTTATTTTTAATTCAGAAAATTTACTGATAACACTATTTTTTTCTGGCTTCAATTCTTTTATTAAATTCAATATGTCATCTTCATTTACTCCTCCTCTGCTCTTAAAAAAAACAAACTTTAACGGAATCACTGTATTAATAATTAACAAATCAATAAATGACTTAGTTAACCTTTTAGATGATTTTTTACTCCTTGTTTCAAAAGTGTAATGTTCTTTCCAAAAATTATTGATTTCAACTAAAAACAAATCATAGAACTCATTTAGTTTTTTACACTTCATTAATTTAGAAAATAGGTTTTGATGGGTATGCATTAATGCTACTAACTGTGCAAATCGAATCGTTGGAAAATTTGCAGGCCGCATTCTAAAAAACTGAAATTGATTTTTCTTTAACGATTTTAATTGATATTTATGTTTCAAGTATTCATATTCATTTTTCAACCCTAAAAAGTATTTATTTTGGATATCCTCTTCTAAAAAACCAGCTTGCCCAAATAATAATGATGTTAAAATATATTCATCAAAACAAGTTTTTCTCAAAATTGAATAATCAAAAGATCTTGCTAATTTGAAAAACGCTTCTCCATTTACTTTTAAACCAAAATTCTTAGCTAGTAATTTAAATAACACAGCTTCATAATCATTATTAGATTCTTCTAACAGTTGATTAACCAAAATTGATTTAGCCTCTAGCCTTTCAAAATATAACCTTTCCATCCAATTTTTCAACAAGAAACTATCTACAGTAGAAATTTGCTTTTGACAAGGTATCCATTTCAAACTTTTTGATACTAAATTCAAAAAATTATCACTTAAATTTTTATCTACATAATTACATAACTCTAACGTTGGTAAGGGCTTATTATTTTTCATAAAAACCTCTGAATCATGTTCCCAAACGACATGTAATATTACTGCATCGTAATTTTCATCTGACTCATGTTGATGTAAATACCAATCAGATGATTTTACATGTATTTCTACATTACCAACCCAAGTTTGTGCATTTATTTGAAGTTGTGCATTTAAAAAATCAGGCCCTGAATTTGTATTTGGCATTCCTACTTTTATAACATTTAAAGACTCGCTATTAGTAGTAGTTATTTTGTGAGTACTAAATAACATGTGCAACCACACATAGTGTAAAAAATCTTCTTTCATAAAAACAATTAATTAGCAATTTAATTTGATTAAAGGTATAAAAAAATCAAACAATTAATGTTTTTTCAATTTTAACTCTATAAAAAACAACAAAGTAAGAACAAAACACCAACATGTATAACTTTTAAAACTCCTCTCTTAAACA is a genomic window containing:
- a CDS encoding aminopeptidase, with amino-acid sequence MKNTSFYYFLLFILNCAIGIAQTNSIKSVIRLNDSVNTLDIQQKIIFYNKSDTPLKKIFLHNWANSFKNNNTPLGKRFIEDYQKDFYFSKKKEKGYSKIKNLTLNYLKVPFKELENHSDIIEVSLKKPLKPKDSVRISIMYTIKVPSAKFTGYGKTKMGYHLRFWQIVPAIYNEKWHIMSNLNIDDLYQDVANYVIKIEIPKKYTLESNLYQSEIKKENTTSYHLVGNKKKDIILHINQGKKFKSFKTKTQEIKTDAYTKNISLKTTTSIITKQIQFIESYIGKHPHTEIFVDANTINKNSLHEIYGLPSWLKPFPKNFRWEINFFKALSSKYINDILLHNQRNDYWFSDGLQTFLMMEYLKKHHPKTTILGKYSNYWPLKFYNISKLKQGDKFAFVYQFSARRFYDQSLSTPADSLSNFNRKIVSKYKIGLGFKYLQDFIGDSIFQKSIKQYLFKNHLKTAPSTSFKSILKNNTKKDLNWFYTDYLKTTKKIDYKITSVKENQQKDSLLVTIKNKRNFSAPVALYGINKKKIKFKQWITNVDSTKTIKVKKGNFNKLALNYENIYPEYNSLNNFRTTDNKLLSKPFQLRFLKDVEDPYYNQIFYKPDFKYNLYDGVILGIKINNQPIIPHNFNFSITPNYSTKSKNFTGAFSIGYDHFMQNSSIYKIRYGISGSNFHYAPELGYNSLAPFVSISFRRKTLRDVGSKFLTTRLFYINKEVEPGAEITERDRYKVLNFRYIYNKPNIIKRLQYAVNFELGNNFTKLSTDVRYRKFFASDKSYDFRFFGGMFITNNSIGDYFSFGLNRSSDYLFEHNLFGRSESSGLFSQQFVISDAGFKSKYNTPKTANQFILAANSSVSIWKWTQVYNDIAMLKNRNQSPEFFYENGIKINFIPNIFEFYFPIYTNQGWEINKSAYPSKIRFVITTNIDRIYNFIRRGLL
- a CDS encoding SH3 domain-containing protein is translated as MKKLFITIVSLSILFMSCKGGDKSEKTAETATEESEVKTSTAICLLDKLSIRETPSAKGKWITSMSLGETVTFTEEEETDATTKKLYYKVKLTDGKEGWTRATFLAVNGKVGAMLEEASMYKRPDLLTKTDKKYSVMDIIAITENKGDWMKVKGRRAEGEYIEEGWIKSSNISNDEIDIATAKFARSAMSKSTMTERIKALEEVINNQDLSSSKFINVLKSKIADYKTKNVAIDVKDVKVEEVAK
- a CDS encoding TIGR00730 family Rossman fold protein, whose translation is MSPNDDRKIREKLQQKTWNEVKTNDSWAIFKIMAEFVEGYEKLSKIGPCVSIFGSARTKPDHPYYKLAEEVAFKLTQSGFGVITGGGPGIMEAGNKGANRGKGTSVGLNIELPFEQHDNPWIDQGKSLDFDYFFVRKVMFVKYSQGFVVMPGGFGTLDELFEAITLIQTKKIGRFPIVLVGKKFWSGLIDWVKNTLIEEGNISPEDLNLFRIVDTADEAVEHFNKFYAKYELKPNF
- a CDS encoding DUF2851 family protein: MKEDFLHYVWLHMLFSTHKITTTNSESLNVIKVGMPNTNSGPDFLNAQLQINAQTWVGNVEIHVKSSDWYLHQHESDENYDAVILHVVWEHDSEVFMKNNKPLPTLELCNYVDKNLSDNFLNLVSKSLKWIPCQKQISTVDSFLLKNWMERLYFERLEAKSILVNQLLEESNNDYEAVLFKLLAKNFGLKVNGEAFFKLARSFDYSILRKTCFDEYILTSLLFGQAGFLEEDIQNKYFLGLKNEYEYLKHKYQLKSLKKNQFQFFRMRPANFPTIRFAQLVALMHTHQNLFSKLMKCKKLNEFYDLFLVEINNFWKEHYTFETRSKKSSKRLTKSFIDLLIINTVIPLKFVFFKSRGGVNEDDILNLIKELKPEKNSVISKFSELKITSENAFETQSLLELKNNYCEKYRCLECAIGNDLLRNNDIL
- a CDS encoding thiamine pyrophosphate-dependent enzyme — protein: MMQSTEIANTQKLSFNDFKKEVLNDYKIARISRECSLLGRREVLTGKAKFGIFGDGKEVPQLAMAKAFKNGDFRSGYYRDQTFMMAIGELTAQQFFAGLYAHADINQDPMSAGRQMGGHFATHSLNENGEWKNLTAQKNSSSDISPTAGQMPRLLGLAQASKIYRNVKGLENHTSFSNEGNEVAWGTIGNASTSEGLFFETINAAGVLQVPMVMNVWDDEYGISVHAKHQTTKESISEILKGFQRDTKNKGYEIFVVNGWDYVQLIDVYNKASKIAREEHVPVLIHVKELTQPQGHSTSGSHERYKSKERLQWEQDFDCVTQMRKWILEFELQDEDGKVLKFVDSEEDLINIEKESKKSVSKAKRDAWAAFTGEIKAETKTAISLLTRISEKSSNGTFISKLKNDLETINEPIRKDILVATRKTLRYLKDENFSEKIELQNFIKKYLQEAYSKYSSHLMSETEMATGNILEIAPEYTSEEKLVDARVIMRDNFDAILKKHPEVLIFGEDAGYIGDVNQGLEGLQEKFGEFRVSDTGIREATILGQGIGMAMRGLRPIAEIQYLDYLLYALQIMSDDLATLRYRTFGKQKAPLIIRTRGHRLEGIWHAGSPMGGIINNVRGIHVLVPRNMTKAAGFYNTLLEGDDPALVIECLNGYRLKEELPTNLGDFKTPIGVVETIKQGTDITIISYGSTIRIVEEAVKDLAQVGISVEIIDAQSLLPFDLNHDTVKSIAKTNRLLVVDEDVPGGASAYLLQEIVETQNGYKHLDSKPATLTSKAHRPAYGTDGDYFSKPSAEDVFEKVYEIMHESNPEKFKSLY
- a CDS encoding LGFP repeat-containing protein; the encoded protein is MQNKISYSSVMNIVDHETFGSNERRTVRNSGIFLLDSSKKTNQLFFMGKCGGEVRIELTINFQQNTNGTLSIKESAKLYEGASTNSRDLDGKASKNTLVGINENKTISFRVRNTDEGGDYADITLQVSNVVIDETDCENSIKAKAQTLGSGFTGSATSNINSPTSVRGGKRVTFQKCDIYCSSQTGPHEIHGAIRQKYNSVGGPNNDLVIPATDETTTPDGRGKFNHFTGNGSIYWHPTTGPKLVRGGIRHTWAKTGWERGTFGYPTSDEIRIDPSKVEWFSDFQNGVIYWAKNKSIKPHTASLSGAKVRKMFEKIFKEKAKDQKDLNVESVRISTVSDTGYDFTRSKNRKVTFKISGNYESGIFFIPNPSYTITLRIAFESDKNPDGKVACTLKARLDHWHIHTSGVGHDKLLKGLKKAVLEGFNKPFELGDVPKNTGFLSFKVMKNGGIKLYFKGDVLGSFAALVAQKKLDKM